One Mixta gaviniae genomic window carries:
- a CDS encoding heme lyase CcmF/NrfE family subunit, with translation MMPEIGHFLLCLGLALALLLSVWPLWGALRQESRLTGLARPLAVGLFLCVAGSFAVLVQAFIVNDFTVAYVVSNSNSQLPIYYRIAATWGAHEGSLLLWVLMLSGWTLAVAIFSRGMPQDAVARVLAVMGMINFGFLLFIIFTSNPFTRTLPDYPIDGHDLNPMLQDIGLIFHPPLLYMGYVGFSVAFAFAIASLMAGRLDTAWARWSRPWTIAAWLFLTIGIVLGSAWAYYELGWGGWWFWDPVENASFMPWLAGTALIHSLAVTEKRGTFKAWTVLLAITAFSLSLLGTFLVRSGVLVSVHAFASDPARGMFILAFLILVIGSSLLLYAVKGGRVRSRVQNDFWSRESFLLGNNVLLIAGMLVVLLGTLLPLVHKQLGLGTISIGEPFFNTMFSALMAPFALLLGIGPLVRWRRDEPQKLWKRLALALLATLLLSLLLPWLMQDRIEAMTVVGLMMALWVALLTLMELHERATHRHSLLRGLTRLPRSHWGMVFGHLGVAVTVIGIAFSQNYSVERDVRMKAGDSVDIHRYHFVFRDVRALNGPNYSGGAAIIDVTRDGQPEATLRAEKRYYSVARSMMTEAAIDGGLTRDLYAALGEELEDGSWAVRIYYKPFVRWIWYGGLFMAFGGLLCLLDPRYRSRKKAQRELV, from the coding sequence ATGATGCCGGAAATCGGACATTTTCTGCTCTGCCTTGGGCTGGCGCTGGCGCTGCTGCTCAGCGTCTGGCCGCTGTGGGGCGCTTTGCGTCAGGAGAGCCGTCTCACCGGGCTGGCGCGTCCGCTCGCCGTCGGGCTGTTTCTTTGCGTGGCGGGCAGCTTCGCCGTGCTGGTGCAGGCCTTTATCGTTAATGACTTTACCGTGGCCTATGTGGTCAGCAACTCCAACAGCCAGCTGCCGATCTACTACCGCATCGCCGCCACCTGGGGGGCGCATGAAGGTTCGCTGCTGCTGTGGGTGTTGATGCTCAGCGGCTGGACGCTGGCGGTCGCCATATTCAGCCGCGGTATGCCGCAGGATGCAGTGGCGCGCGTGCTGGCGGTTATGGGAATGATCAACTTCGGCTTCCTGCTGTTTATTATCTTCACCTCCAACCCCTTTACCCGCACGCTGCCCGATTACCCTATCGACGGCCACGATTTGAACCCGATGCTGCAGGATATCGGGCTGATTTTTCATCCGCCGCTGCTCTATATGGGCTACGTCGGCTTCTCGGTCGCGTTCGCCTTTGCCATCGCCTCGCTAATGGCGGGACGGCTCGATACCGCCTGGGCGCGCTGGTCGCGTCCCTGGACCATCGCGGCCTGGCTGTTTCTCACTATCGGCATCGTGCTGGGCTCCGCCTGGGCCTATTACGAGCTGGGCTGGGGCGGCTGGTGGTTCTGGGATCCGGTAGAGAACGCCTCCTTTATGCCGTGGCTGGCAGGCACTGCGCTGATCCATTCCCTGGCGGTGACGGAAAAGCGCGGCACCTTTAAAGCCTGGACGGTGCTGCTGGCGATCACCGCCTTTTCGCTCAGCCTGCTCGGCACCTTCCTGGTGCGCTCCGGGGTGCTGGTTTCGGTACATGCTTTCGCCTCCGACCCGGCGCGCGGCATGTTCATTCTCGCTTTCCTGATCCTGGTGATCGGCAGCTCGCTGCTGCTCTATGCGGTGAAAGGCGGCCGGGTGCGCAGCCGGGTGCAGAACGATTTCTGGTCGCGCGAATCCTTTCTGCTCGGCAACAATGTGCTACTGATCGCCGGCATGCTGGTGGTGCTGCTGGGCACGCTGCTGCCGCTGGTGCATAAGCAGCTGGGGCTGGGCACCATTTCCATTGGCGAACCCTTCTTCAACACCATGTTCAGCGCGCTGATGGCGCCGTTTGCGCTGCTGCTGGGCATTGGGCCGCTGGTGCGCTGGCGCCGCGACGAGCCGCAGAAGCTCTGGAAGCGGCTGGCGCTGGCGCTGCTGGCGACGCTGCTGCTCTCGCTGCTGCTGCCGTGGCTGATGCAGGATCGCATCGAAGCGATGACGGTGGTCGGGCTGATGATGGCGCTGTGGGTCGCGCTGCTGACGCTGATGGAACTGCACGAGCGCGCCACCCATCGTCACAGCCTGCTGCGCGGCCTGACTCGCCTGCCGCGCAGCCACTGGGGCATGGTATTCGGCCATCTGGGCGTCGCGGTGACGGTGATCGGCATCGCCTTTAGTCAAAACTACAGCGTCGAGCGCGACGTGCGTATGAAAGCGGGCGACAGCGTCGATATTCATCGTTACCACTTTGTCTTCCGTGACGTGCGCGCGCTGAACGGCCCCAACTACAGCGGCGGCGCGGCGATTATCGACGTAACGCGCGACGGTCAGCCGGAAGCGACGCTGCGGGCGGAGAAACGCTACTACAGCGTGGCGCGCAGCATGATGACCGAGGCAGCCATCGACGGCGGCCTGACGCGCGACCTGTATGCGGCGCTCGGCGAAGAGCTGGAAGATGGCTCGTGGGCGGTGCGGATTTATTACAAACCTTTTGTGCGCTGGATATGGTACGGCGGCCTGTTTATGGCGTTCGGCGGCCTGCTTTGCCTGCTCGACCCACGTTATCGCAGCCGTAAAAAGGCGCAACGGGAGCTGGTATGA
- the ccmD gene encoding heme exporter protein CcmD, which yields MNPAFSSWHDFFAMGGYGFYVWLAVGFTLASLAMLAAHTLWQRRQLLKSVRQHQARERRIRAAKMKQAASQAAGE from the coding sequence ATGAATCCCGCGTTTTCTTCCTGGCACGACTTTTTCGCCATGGGCGGCTACGGCTTTTACGTCTGGCTGGCCGTCGGCTTTACCCTGGCCTCGCTGGCGATGCTGGCGGCGCATACCTTATGGCAGCGCCGTCAACTGCTGAAAAGCGTGCGTCAGCACCAGGCGCGTGAGCGCCGCATCAGAGCGGCAAAAATGAAACAGGCCGCAAGCCAGGCGGCAGGAGAATAA
- a CDS encoding heme ABC transporter permease, translating to MWKWIHQLAKPERLYQLSGRLVPWMALLAALTLLTGWGWGFGFAPADYQQGESYRIIYLHVPAAIWSMGIYSAMAVAAFTGLVWQMKMADLAAAAMAPVGATFTFIALITGSAWGKPMWGTWWIWDARLTSELVLLFLYLGVIALYNAFDDRRMAGRAASILILVGVVNIPVIHFSVQWWNTLHQGSSGMLQQAIAPSMRTPLRWAILGYLLLFITLTLMRLRNLILLTERHRPWVAALVNKGGRAA from the coding sequence ATGTGGAAATGGATACATCAGCTGGCGAAGCCGGAACGGCTCTATCAGCTTAGCGGCCGACTGGTTCCCTGGATGGCGCTGCTGGCGGCGCTGACGCTACTAACCGGCTGGGGATGGGGGTTCGGCTTCGCGCCGGCGGATTATCAGCAGGGAGAAAGCTACCGCATCATCTATCTGCATGTGCCGGCGGCCATCTGGTCGATGGGGATCTACAGCGCGATGGCCGTCGCCGCCTTCACCGGCCTGGTGTGGCAGATGAAAATGGCCGATCTGGCCGCCGCCGCGATGGCGCCGGTGGGCGCTACCTTTACCTTTATCGCCCTGATCACCGGGTCCGCCTGGGGCAAACCGATGTGGGGCACCTGGTGGATCTGGGACGCGCGCCTGACCTCGGAGCTGGTGCTGCTGTTTCTCTATCTGGGCGTTATCGCCCTCTACAACGCCTTTGACGACCGACGTATGGCGGGCCGCGCCGCCAGTATTTTGATCCTTGTCGGTGTGGTTAATATTCCCGTTATCCACTTCTCGGTACAGTGGTGGAATACCCTGCATCAGGGGTCGTCCGGCATGCTGCAACAGGCGATCGCGCCGAGCATGCGCACGCCGCTGCGCTGGGCGATTCTGGGATACCTGCTGCTGTTCATCACCCTGACGCTGATGCGCCTGCGCAACCTTATTCTGCTGACCGAGCGCCACCGGCCCTGGGTCGCAGCGCTGGTCAATAAAGGAGGGCGCGCCGCATGA
- the ccmB gene encoding heme exporter protein CcmB, with translation MLGRVIARELRIAFRSGAEVINPLWFFLIVITLFPLGIGPEPQLLARIAPGVAWVAALLSSLLALERLFRDDFADGSLEQLLLLPTSLPVTVLGKVIAHWLITGLPLLLLSPLAALLLSLNVAGWRALALTILLGTPTLSLLGAIGVALTVGLRRGGVLLSLLVLPLAVPVLIFASAAIDAAGMGLPIGGYLAILGAMLAASACLAPFATAAALRISLH, from the coding sequence ATGCTGGGACGCGTCATCGCGCGCGAGCTGCGCATCGCTTTTCGCAGCGGCGCGGAAGTGATTAACCCGCTGTGGTTCTTTTTAATTGTTATCACGCTGTTCCCGCTCGGCATCGGGCCTGAACCGCAGCTGCTGGCGCGCATTGCGCCGGGCGTGGCGTGGGTGGCCGCGCTGCTGTCCTCGCTGCTGGCGCTGGAGCGGCTGTTTCGCGACGATTTCGCCGACGGTTCGCTGGAGCAGCTGTTGCTGCTGCCGACGTCGCTGCCGGTGACCGTACTGGGCAAGGTGATCGCGCACTGGCTGATCACCGGGCTGCCGTTGCTGCTACTGTCACCGCTGGCCGCGCTGCTGCTGTCGCTGAACGTCGCCGGCTGGCGGGCGCTGGCATTGACTATCCTGCTCGGCACGCCGACGCTCAGCCTGCTGGGCGCCATCGGCGTAGCGTTGACCGTCGGGCTGCGGCGCGGCGGGGTGCTGCTTAGTCTGCTGGTACTGCCGCTGGCGGTGCCGGTGCTGATTTTCGCCAGCGCGGCGATTGACGCGGCCGGTATGGGGCTGCCGATCGGCGGCTACCTGGCGATTCTGGGCGCGATGCTGGCGGCCAGCGCCTGTCTGGCGCCTTTCGCAACGGCGGCGGCGCTGCGTATCAGCCTGCATTAA
- the ccmA gene encoding cytochrome c biogenesis heme-transporting ATPase CcmA — MLEATNLTCIRDERVLFSDLSFAVNHGDIVQIEGPNGAGKTSLLRLLAGLSSAERGEVRWREERIQQQRAQWHRDLLFIGHHPGVKSVLSPLENLAFYHADCDETQRFDALEAVDLLGFEEMATAQLSAGQQRRVALARLWLSKAPVWILDEPLTAIDADGVEKLMALFVRHAQNGGMVILTTHQPLPAAACPLRKISLTAGERC, encoded by the coding sequence ATGCTGGAAGCCACCAATCTGACCTGCATACGCGATGAACGCGTACTGTTCAGCGATCTCAGTTTCGCTGTCAATCACGGCGATATCGTTCAGATCGAGGGGCCGAACGGCGCAGGAAAAACTTCGTTGCTGCGGCTGCTGGCGGGGCTGAGCAGCGCGGAGCGCGGCGAGGTGCGCTGGCGGGAAGAACGGATTCAGCAGCAGCGCGCGCAGTGGCATCGTGACCTGCTGTTTATCGGGCATCATCCTGGCGTAAAAAGTGTGCTGTCGCCGCTGGAGAATCTCGCCTTTTATCATGCCGACTGCGATGAAACGCAGCGTTTCGATGCGCTGGAGGCGGTCGATTTGCTCGGTTTCGAAGAGATGGCGACGGCGCAGCTGTCGGCCGGACAGCAACGGCGCGTTGCGCTGGCGCGGCTGTGGCTCAGCAAGGCGCCGGTCTGGATCCTCGATGAGCCTCTGACGGCCATTGATGCGGACGGCGTGGAAAAACTGATGGCGCTGTTTGTTCGCCATGCGCAAAACGGCGGCATGGTGATTTTAACCACGCATCAGCCGCTGCCGGCCGCCGCCTGTCCGCTGCGCAAAATCAGCCTGACGGCGGGGGAGCGTTGCTGA
- a CDS encoding formate/nitrite transporter family protein, with protein MTSPQQQDNEIEVESEEKDQGEEIEVDEEQLPSRAAAIHEQIRQDGEKELERDSMALLWSAVAAGLSMGASLMAKGIFQVHLAGVPGAFLLENLGYTFGFIIVIMARQQLFTENTVTAVLPIMHKPTGSNFLLLLRLWGMVLLGNLIGTGLAALAFAHMPIFDEPTRLAFTHISEKVMENPPGEMFANAVIAGWIIATMVWMFPASGAAKLLVIIMMTWLVALGDLSHIVVGSVEVWYLVFTGALPWQEFIWPFALPTLAGNIIGGTFIFALLSHAQIRNDMSNKAKAQAEAERKKQAKEKEKRGGR; from the coding sequence ATGACATCACCACAACAGCAAGACAACGAAATCGAAGTTGAAAGCGAAGAGAAGGATCAGGGTGAAGAGATCGAGGTAGATGAGGAGCAGCTGCCTTCGCGCGCGGCAGCGATACATGAACAGATCCGCCAGGATGGCGAAAAGGAGCTGGAGCGCGACAGCATGGCGCTGCTGTGGTCGGCCGTTGCCGCCGGGCTGTCGATGGGCGCATCGCTGATGGCGAAAGGCATTTTTCAGGTGCATCTGGCGGGGGTGCCGGGCGCGTTTCTGCTGGAGAACCTCGGCTATACCTTTGGCTTTATCATCGTGATTATGGCGCGTCAGCAGCTCTTTACCGAGAACACGGTGACCGCCGTGCTGCCCATCATGCATAAACCTACCGGCAGCAATTTCCTGCTGCTGCTGCGCCTGTGGGGTATGGTGCTGCTGGGCAACCTGATCGGCACCGGGCTGGCCGCGCTGGCATTTGCCCATATGCCGATCTTTGATGAGCCGACGCGCCTCGCCTTTACCCATATCAGTGAAAAAGTGATGGAGAACCCGCCGGGCGAGATGTTCGCCAACGCGGTGATTGCGGGCTGGATTATCGCCACCATGGTGTGGATGTTCCCGGCATCGGGCGCCGCAAAGCTGCTGGTGATCATAATGATGACCTGGCTGGTGGCGCTGGGCGACCTTTCGCACATTGTGGTGGGTTCAGTAGAGGTGTGGTACCTGGTGTTTACCGGCGCGCTGCCGTGGCAGGAATTTATCTGGCCTTTCGCCCTGCCGACGCTGGCCGGCAACATTATCGGCGGCACCTTTATCTTTGCCCTGCTCAGCCATGCGCAGATCCGTAACGATATGAGCAATAAGGCAAAAGCGCAGGCTGAAGCGGAGCGCAAAAAGCAGGCGAAAGAGAAAGAAAAACGCGGCGGCCGCTAG
- a CDS encoding tyrosine-type recombinase/integrase codes for MLTVKQIEAAKPKEKPYRLADAGGLFLFVPPSGKKVWRLRYRFEGKEKTLVIGPYPEISLTEARAKQSDAKMKLLSGVDPAEQKQAVKKKEKEAVADSFGDIFNEWHAHKSKVWSHGYADEMRRMFDDDILPIIGHMKMGEVEPMVLLKVIRHFEDRGAMERADKARRRCGEVFRYAIITGRAKYNPAPDLVDALKGYRKENFPFLPMSRIHEFQRALTGYGGSVIAKIATQVLHYTALRTKELRSMVWKNVDFENRLITIDASVMKGRRIHVVPMSDQVAELLTFLKKVTGQYELCFVGRNDKKKSISENTILGVIRRIGYEGQTSGHGFRHQFSTVLNEKHWNSDAIEAQLAHTNSKGTRGIYNHAAYMETRIEMMQWWADWLDEKIK; via the coding sequence ATGCTTACCGTAAAACAAATCGAGGCAGCAAAGCCCAAAGAAAAGCCTTATCGCCTGGCTGATGCCGGAGGCTTGTTCCTCTTCGTTCCGCCGTCAGGAAAAAAGGTCTGGCGCCTTCGTTACCGTTTCGAGGGTAAAGAAAAAACACTGGTCATTGGCCCCTACCCTGAGATTTCCCTGACAGAAGCCCGTGCGAAGCAATCTGATGCAAAGATGAAGCTGTTGAGCGGTGTCGATCCGGCAGAGCAAAAGCAGGCGGTGAAGAAAAAAGAAAAAGAAGCCGTTGCTGATTCGTTTGGCGACATCTTCAATGAGTGGCATGCGCACAAGTCAAAGGTCTGGTCTCATGGCTACGCCGATGAAATGCGACGGATGTTCGATGATGACATTCTGCCAATTATCGGACATATGAAGATGGGAGAAGTAGAGCCGATGGTTTTGCTGAAAGTCATTCGCCACTTTGAAGATCGGGGCGCTATGGAGCGGGCGGATAAAGCGAGAAGAAGGTGCGGAGAGGTTTTCCGGTATGCAATCATCACCGGACGAGCCAAATACAATCCGGCTCCGGACTTAGTTGATGCTCTTAAAGGATACAGAAAAGAAAACTTCCCTTTCCTTCCCATGAGCCGCATTCATGAGTTTCAGCGGGCGTTGACCGGTTACGGTGGCAGCGTTATAGCCAAGATAGCAACTCAGGTTCTTCACTATACCGCGCTACGTACCAAAGAACTCCGGTCGATGGTATGGAAAAACGTCGACTTTGAGAACAGGTTAATCACTATCGATGCTTCTGTAATGAAGGGGCGCCGTATTCATGTTGTTCCGATGTCTGATCAGGTTGCCGAGCTGCTGACGTTTCTAAAGAAAGTCACAGGCCAGTACGAGCTTTGCTTTGTTGGCCGCAATGATAAGAAAAAGTCTATCAGCGAAAACACCATACTTGGCGTGATTCGTCGAATTGGCTACGAAGGGCAGACTTCAGGGCATGGATTCCGGCACCAGTTCAGTACAGTACTGAATGAGAAGCACTGGAACAGCGACGCTATAGAAGCTCAACTGGCGCACACAAACAGCAAAGGAACGCGAGGAATCTACAACCACGCAGCATATATGGAAACGCGCATAGAAATGATGCAGTGGTGGGCGGATTGGCTGGACGAGAAAATTAAATGA
- a CDS encoding phage tail protein, which produces MPAGTIKLTNNSTAVTGTGTSFSNELAASDFLVVVVGGVTYTLGVKSVESNTGLTLLAAYNGPTITGLSWTPVPNATLVGITAQVAADVAKAIRGMNLDKNNWQQVFSGTGNITVTLPDGSQFTGPAWSAITTLLNNKAAKGDNNDITSLSALTTAISIAQGGTGAKDAATARNNLGLGTAAIRDAYSNSGKMLSEGDGGWLTTTPATVDGLYNRYPSQIRRSGGASGSVPYGSGIYLGYDNNICFHINVEGSGNLRFRYLANGLITYDYTCYHTGNTTRAADGTLKAASPVARITKSQEENKRTDIDEQDFEWCGAGTRNAEAAGITITRMDTGVYVLTGSLGLAKEGWQLSPPRDPMGSGDMGIVEAEETESGGITVRLYKRKYMLSDDGEIVLTKGPLIDVPPTSWIDIRLQMPEKESSPEESPGSDE; this is translated from the coding sequence ATGCCAGCAGGCACTATAAAGCTAACCAATAATTCAACTGCCGTTACAGGTACAGGCACGTCATTTAGTAATGAGTTGGCCGCCAGTGATTTTCTGGTCGTTGTTGTGGGTGGGGTAACATATACCCTCGGTGTTAAATCAGTAGAGTCCAATACCGGGTTAACGCTGTTGGCAGCTTATAACGGACCAACCATTACCGGCCTTTCCTGGACGCCCGTTCCGAACGCAACGCTCGTCGGCATTACCGCTCAGGTAGCTGCTGATGTAGCCAAAGCCATTCGCGGAATGAATCTCGACAAGAACAACTGGCAACAGGTATTCAGCGGAACGGGCAACATTACCGTTACGTTACCGGATGGTAGCCAGTTTACTGGCCCGGCATGGAGCGCTATTACCACGCTGCTCAATAACAAAGCGGCCAAAGGTGATAACAACGATATTACGTCATTGTCCGCCCTGACGACGGCTATTTCGATTGCGCAGGGTGGCACGGGTGCCAAAGATGCAGCAACAGCCAGAAATAATCTGGGGTTGGGCACAGCTGCTATCCGTGATGCATATAGTAACAGTGGGAAAATGCTATCAGAAGGCGATGGGGGGTGGTTGACGACGACTCCCGCAACCGTTGATGGATTGTATAACAGGTATCCAAGCCAGATAAGAAGGTCTGGGGGAGCCAGCGGAAGCGTACCGTACGGTAGCGGCATCTATCTTGGCTACGATAACAACATATGTTTCCATATAAACGTTGAAGGCAGTGGCAACCTGAGATTTCGCTATCTTGCGAACGGGCTTATCACGTATGACTATACATGTTATCACACAGGTAACACGACCAGAGCTGCCGACGGCACCCTGAAAGCCGCCTCCCCAGTCGCTCGTATTACAAAATCACAGGAAGAAAACAAGCGCACCGATATTGATGAACAGGATTTTGAATGGTGCGGTGCTGGCACACGCAACGCAGAAGCAGCAGGTATCACTATTACACGAATGGACACCGGCGTTTATGTTTTGACTGGCTCCCTTGGCCTGGCGAAAGAAGGCTGGCAGCTGTCACCACCACGTGACCCAATGGGGTCAGGGGACATGGGGATTGTCGAAGCGGAAGAGACAGAGAGCGGAGGCATTACCGTTCGTCTCTATAAACGCAAGTACATGCTCAGCGATGATGGTGAAATCGTACTGACGAAAGGGCCATTAATCGACGTGCCGCCTACCAGCTGGATTGATATTCGTCTGCAGATGCCGGAGAAGGAATCTTCACCGGAAGAGAGCCCGGGAAGCGATGAGTAA
- a CDS encoding DUF6453 family protein: MAGEQGFWLTADNGSSYYNLLSGGARAITYLQRIRIAPGRNNTRISTTISGKGANTTLLVVPVTMYGIFQDSTSLAVDTVGVNSITVSGSVVTVNFNTYSVGVDIGGTTDNGWFLFDVYETINPTDSSYGFFIPDGTNFTGITDATRAGYCVYRTTVTLGNGGTWTVPASVQGRANCSVFANWNSATAVVEYTNNNKTIYVSGGSVTLNIAVFSNGFALTMPEYGFYLFNNSGQCTFNSAYIPMFIKNTVTVSGTSASTGVTRPMVCLGIYGGDSKKESGMNWSFYNRGLIMSGSNIRSSRGKQTLLADTGGYQAVLPIASVPIVVLDGEQYFN, encoded by the coding sequence ATGGCTGGAGAGCAAGGTTTCTGGTTGACCGCTGACAATGGTAGTAGCTATTACAACCTGCTTTCAGGAGGCGCACGGGCGATTACTTATCTGCAAAGGATAAGAATTGCGCCAGGCAGAAATAACACACGCATTAGCACTACCATTTCAGGGAAGGGCGCAAACACAACATTGCTGGTCGTTCCGGTCACGATGTACGGTATATTTCAGGACTCAACCAGCCTTGCCGTTGATACCGTCGGGGTTAACAGCATCACGGTTTCTGGCAGTGTTGTGACTGTTAATTTCAATACCTACTCAGTAGGGGTCGATATTGGAGGAACTACTGACAATGGATGGTTCCTGTTTGACGTATATGAAACCATTAACCCCACAGACTCATCGTATGGTTTTTTTATTCCTGATGGCACAAATTTCACAGGCATAACCGATGCGACGCGTGCTGGCTACTGCGTTTACCGAACCACGGTTACGTTAGGAAATGGTGGCACATGGACAGTGCCGGCCAGTGTTCAGGGCAGGGCTAACTGCTCTGTTTTCGCTAACTGGAACAGCGCAACCGCAGTAGTGGAATATACCAATAATAATAAGACAATTTATGTCTCAGGCGGTTCGGTAACGCTTAACATTGCCGTTTTCAGCAATGGGTTTGCGCTTACCATGCCTGAATATGGGTTCTACCTCTTCAACAATAGCGGGCAGTGTACATTCAACAGCGCATACATCCCCATGTTTATAAAAAACACCGTTACCGTTAGTGGAACCAGTGCTTCTACAGGCGTGACGAGGCCAATGGTTTGCCTGGGGATATATGGTGGAGATTCGAAAAAGGAGAGCGGAATGAACTGGAGTTTTTATAACAGAGGATTAATTATGTCCGGAAGTAATATCCGTTCATCGCGAGGGAAACAAACGCTGCTGGCTGACACCGGCGGATATCAGGCTGTTCTGCCTATAGCATCCGTACCAATCGTCGTTCTGGATGGTGAACAGTATTTTAACTAG